A window of Lentibacillus sp. Marseille-P4043 contains these coding sequences:
- a CDS encoding DUF3298 and DUF4163 domain-containing protein has translation MASQALPVSIQTMALQQQGTTIYYPQVIGLQNVHSQQTINHTISHLAQTLIHQQYQQQYQQQGANSFAEMIGSYEIKTNERNILSLSLSNYAMAYHHANGLTIMKSLTFDSKTGKQYQLKDLFKPGSNYVEVLTSIIQKQINERDIPLLDSLSKISPNQDFYIADKSLVLYFQPIEITPHYFGFPMFPISVFELTDILDENGPLGKMAVNQ, from the coding sequence ATGGCATCTCAAGCTTTACCTGTTTCCATTCAAACAATGGCCCTCCAACAACAAGGTACCACTATTTATTACCCACAAGTGATTGGCTTACAAAATGTACATTCACAGCAAACCATTAATCATACAATCTCTCATCTAGCCCAAACATTGATCCACCAGCAGTATCAACAGCAGTATCAACAGCAAGGCGCTAATTCATTTGCAGAAATGATCGGCTCTTATGAAATCAAGACTAATGAACGTAATATTCTTAGTCTCTCACTATCCAATTACGCAATGGCATATCATCATGCAAATGGTTTGACGATAATGAAATCATTAACGTTTGATAGCAAAACCGGAAAACAATACCAGTTGAAAGACTTATTTAAGCCTGGAAGCAATTATGTAGAAGTTCTCACAAGTATCATCCAAAAACAAATCAATGAGCGAGACATCCCGTTGTTGGATAGCCTTTCAAAGATATCACCTAACCAAGACTTTTATATTGCGGACAAATCACTTGTACTTTATTTCCAACCCATCGAAATCACACCTCACTATTTTGGATTTCCAATGTTCCCTATTTCTGTCTTTGAACTAACCGATATCCTTGACGAAAATGGACCACTTGGCAAAATGGCAGTTAACCAATAA
- a CDS encoding GntR family transcriptional regulator, which produces MPIPTDHSKPIRKSAKENAFSQLQKWIIDGTLQPGEKLNDSELAEALGVSRTPIRESLQLLEVDGFVKMYPGKATQVTDVERESINDLLPPLAALQALSAELAIPHLTDEVITLLEDTNKQFAKAIRLENYFSALKIDEEFHQIIVDTANNPYIHKMVAFLQSHVRRLFFHNSIILTAKSIKEHDTIITLMKDRNITKVSAIMRENWLRAIDEFHKLS; this is translated from the coding sequence ATGCCGATACCAACAGATCATTCCAAACCAATCCGCAAATCTGCCAAGGAAAACGCATTTAGCCAATTACAAAAATGGATTATAGACGGTACTTTGCAGCCTGGGGAAAAGTTGAATGACTCGGAACTTGCGGAAGCGCTCGGAGTCAGTAGAACACCAATCCGTGAATCGTTGCAACTTCTTGAGGTTGACGGTTTTGTGAAAATGTATCCCGGAAAGGCAACACAAGTAACAGATGTGGAAAGGGAGTCCATTAATGACCTCCTTCCACCTTTAGCGGCACTGCAAGCATTATCAGCAGAACTGGCAATCCCGCATTTAACCGATGAGGTCATCACATTACTCGAAGATACAAACAAACAATTTGCGAAGGCAATCCGTTTGGAAAATTATTTTTCAGCACTTAAAATTGATGAAGAGTTTCATCAGATCATCGTCGATACTGCCAATAACCCGTATATCCACAAAATGGTCGCTTTTTTGCAGTCACATGTCCGAAGATTGTTTTTTCATAACTCCATTATCCTAACAGCGAAGTCGATAAAAGAACATGATACCATCATTACACTAATGAAGGATCGCAACATCACAAAAGTTTCAGCAATTATGCGGGAAAATTGGCTTCGTGCAATTGATGAGTTTCATAAATTAAGTTAA
- the brnQ gene encoding branched-chain amino acid transport system II carrier protein, with the protein MKDKLPFSSYFVIGVMLFALFFGAGNLIFPAQLGQYAGTNIWPAVVGFLITGVGLPFVGILAMGFSGSRNLEELASRIHPVYAIFFTSMLYLTIGPLFAAPRTGTVAYNVGIAPFVSDGFQQGGLLLFSLLFFAVTIWLSLNPAKLVDNVGKILAPGIVVLLAILLTMVIVKPMGSIQSPQDAYASGGFIQGFLEGYNTMDALASLVFGIIVINVIRSMGVKSTRGVLSATARSGAVAITLLGVIYVGIAYLGGTSTETFGLFATGGPVLSSAASYYFGTLGSVMLAIVITLACLTTSIGLVTACAEYFHTLLPKVSYKKFVWFFSAFTFVIANFGLANIITYSVPVLMFLYPLAIVLMILTFLSPLFNHSRFVYVSATVVTFIISVIDGLKSLCDSLGINYFGWLQQIVSFYEQFLPLYNQGLGWFFPALIVIALTGTIVRVQRLSLVEA; encoded by the coding sequence ATGAAGGATAAACTTCCATTTTCATCCTATTTTGTGATAGGGGTCATGTTGTTTGCATTGTTTTTTGGGGCAGGTAATCTTATTTTTCCAGCACAGCTTGGGCAATATGCCGGAACAAATATTTGGCCAGCCGTGGTAGGATTTTTGATTACAGGGGTCGGGTTGCCATTCGTTGGGATCCTAGCAATGGGGTTTTCCGGGAGTCGCAATTTGGAAGAACTCGCAAGCAGAATCCACCCTGTATATGCGATCTTTTTTACATCAATGCTCTACCTGACGATTGGACCATTATTCGCAGCACCACGGACAGGTACAGTTGCATATAACGTTGGAATCGCGCCATTTGTGAGTGATGGATTTCAACAAGGTGGGTTACTCCTATTTTCGTTGCTATTTTTTGCTGTAACAATATGGTTGTCATTGAATCCTGCAAAACTCGTAGACAATGTTGGGAAAATATTAGCACCTGGAATTGTTGTTCTTCTAGCTATTCTTCTGACTATGGTTATTGTTAAGCCAATGGGGTCCATTCAATCGCCTCAGGACGCCTATGCAAGCGGAGGGTTCATCCAGGGATTCCTTGAGGGATATAACACAATGGATGCACTAGCTTCACTTGTTTTCGGCATTATTGTGATTAATGTGATTCGTTCGATGGGTGTTAAATCTACACGCGGTGTACTTTCTGCAACTGCAAGATCTGGTGCAGTGGCAATTACGCTACTTGGAGTCATTTATGTGGGTATTGCTTATTTGGGCGGAACAAGCACGGAAACATTCGGACTTTTTGCAACGGGTGGACCAGTTCTTAGCAGTGCGGCTTCCTATTATTTTGGAACGTTGGGGTCGGTGATGCTGGCAATCGTTATCACATTAGCTTGTCTGACAACGAGTATTGGGCTGGTGACGGCTTGTGCTGAATACTTTCACACATTACTACCGAAAGTCAGCTATAAAAAGTTTGTCTGGTTCTTTTCTGCCTTTACATTTGTGATTGCAAATTTCGGTTTAGCAAATATTATTACGTATTCGGTTCCTGTTCTAATGTTCCTATACCCGCTTGCGATTGTTTTAATGATTTTAACGTTTTTGTCACCTTTGTTTAACCATTCACGATTCGTTTATGTGTCAGCAACGGTTGTTACGTTTATCATTAGTGTTATTGATGGATTAAAATCATTATGTGATTCATTGGGAATTAATTACTTTGGATGGTTGCAACAGATTGTTTCTTTTTATGAACAGTTTCTGCCATTATACAATCAGGGGCTTGGATGGTTCTTCCCAGCCTTAATCGTTATTGCACTTACAGGCACAATAGTCCGGGTACAACGGTTATCTCTTGTTGAGGCATAA
- the pdxK gene encoding pyridoxine/pyridoxal/pyridoxamine kinase: MTMKKTLTLAGSDSSGGAGIQADLKTFQEHGVYGMTALTSMVAMDPNNGWNHHVFPIDVAIVEKQLDTILSVNVDAMKTGMLGSVDIIELGARKIDEYNLDKFVLDPVMVCKGEDEVLQPENTDAMRELLLPRALITTPNLFEAGQLAQTGPIKTIDGMKQAAIKIHELGAKNVVIKGGKALDHEKAIDLFYDGNDFTLLEKDKLDTTYNHGAGCTFAAAVTANLANGKPVKQSVVAAKDFVTAAIAHGWKLNEYVGPVMHGAYNKFTE, from the coding sequence GTGACAATGAAAAAAACACTAACACTTGCCGGTTCTGATTCAAGCGGCGGAGCAGGTATACAAGCAGATTTAAAAACATTCCAGGAACATGGCGTTTATGGTATGACCGCCCTTACATCTATGGTTGCAATGGATCCAAACAATGGCTGGAACCATCATGTTTTTCCAATTGACGTGGCTATTGTTGAAAAGCAATTGGATACCATTTTATCGGTTAATGTTGATGCAATGAAAACAGGTATGCTCGGTTCGGTAGATATCATTGAACTCGGAGCAAGGAAAATTGATGAATACAATCTTGACAAATTTGTTTTAGACCCTGTTATGGTTTGTAAAGGCGAAGACGAGGTATTACAACCAGAGAATACCGATGCGATGCGCGAATTGCTTCTTCCACGGGCATTGATCACAACACCTAATCTGTTCGAGGCAGGACAGCTTGCACAAACCGGACCAATCAAAACCATTGATGGCATGAAGCAAGCAGCAATAAAAATTCACGAACTTGGTGCAAAAAATGTGGTAATCAAAGGCGGAAAGGCACTTGATCACGAAAAGGCTATTGATCTTTTTTATGACGGAAACGATTTTACCCTACTAGAGAAGGACAAGCTTGATACAACATATAACCATGGAGCCGGCTGCACATTTGCGGCTGCTGTTACAGCAAACCTGGCAAACGGAAAACCTGTAAAACAATCGGTTGTAGCTGCAAAAGACTTTGTCACAGCCGCAATTGCTCATGGCTGGAAACTAAACGAATATGTAGGACCGGTTATGCACGGTGCTTATAACAAATTTACTGAATAA